One Streptomyces drozdowiczii DNA segment encodes these proteins:
- a CDS encoding VOC family protein: MAETGVATVYPTLLYDDAKGAIRLLTEGLGFVAEAVYEGDDGSVVHAELSCGNGRVMLGSRGREGVFARAMAGAGPAGVYVVVGDVDAHHARAVEFGVEILMPPTDQSYGSRDYMARDGEGNVWSFGTYAPGAAG; encoded by the coding sequence ATGGCGGAGACGGGTGTGGCGACGGTGTACCCGACGCTCCTCTACGACGACGCGAAGGGCGCGATCCGGTTGCTGACGGAGGGGCTGGGGTTCGTCGCGGAGGCGGTGTACGAGGGGGACGACGGCTCGGTGGTGCATGCGGAGCTGTCGTGCGGGAACGGCAGGGTGATGCTGGGGTCGCGGGGGCGGGAGGGGGTGTTCGCCCGGGCGATGGCCGGGGCGGGGCCTGCGGGGGTGTACGTGGTGGTGGGGGACGTGGATGCGCATCATGCGCGGGCGGTTGAGTTCGGGGTGGAGATCTTGATGCCGCCGACGGATCAGTCGTACGGGTCTCGGGACTACATGGCGCGGGACGGGGAGGGGAACGTGTGGAGCTTCGGCACGTATGCGCCGGGGGCGGCAGGCTGA
- a CDS encoding ABC-F family ATP-binding cassette domain-containing protein — translation MITASGIELRAGARLLIESASFRIAKGDRIGLVGRNGAGKTTLTKCLAGEGVPAAGTITRSGEVGYLPQDPRTGDLDVLARDRVLSARGLDEILRKMRENEDRMANGKGATREKAMKKYERLETEFLTKGGYAAEAEAATIAAALSLPDRVLGQPLHTLSGGQRRRVELARILFSDADTLLLDEPTNHLDADSIVWLRDYLKTYRGGFVVISHDVELVETVVNKVFYLDANRSQIDVYNMGWKLYQQQREADEKRRKRERQNAEKKAAALNAQADKMRAKATKTVAAQNMAKRADRLLSGLDEVRVADKVAKLRFPDPSPCGKTPLMAEGLSKSYGSLEIFTDVDLAIDKGSRVVILGLNGAGKTTLLRLLGGAEKPDTGRVVEGHGLKLGYYAQEHETLDPDRTVLENMRSAAPDLDLVAVRKTLGSFLFSGDDVDKPAGVLSGGEKTRLALATLVVSSANVLLLDEPTNNLDPASREEILGALRTYKGAVVLVTHDEGAVEALQPERIILLPDGIEDLWGADYRDLVALA, via the coding sequence GTGATCACCGCCTCCGGCATCGAGCTGCGCGCCGGCGCCCGTCTGCTCATCGAATCCGCCAGCTTCCGCATCGCCAAGGGCGACCGCATCGGCCTCGTCGGCCGCAACGGAGCCGGCAAGACCACCCTCACCAAGTGCCTCGCGGGTGAGGGCGTCCCCGCCGCCGGCACCATCACCCGCTCCGGCGAGGTGGGCTACCTCCCGCAGGACCCCCGCACCGGGGACCTCGACGTCCTGGCCCGGGACCGGGTCCTGTCCGCCCGCGGCCTCGACGAGATCCTGCGCAAGATGCGGGAGAACGAGGACCGGATGGCGAACGGCAAGGGCGCCACCCGCGAGAAGGCGATGAAGAAGTACGAGCGCCTGGAGACGGAGTTCCTCACCAAGGGCGGTTACGCCGCCGAGGCCGAGGCCGCCACCATCGCCGCCGCGCTCAGCCTGCCCGACCGGGTCCTCGGCCAGCCGCTGCACACCCTCTCCGGCGGTCAGCGCCGCCGCGTCGAGCTGGCCCGCATCCTCTTCTCGGACGCCGACACGCTGCTCCTGGACGAGCCGACCAACCACCTCGACGCGGACTCGATCGTCTGGCTGCGCGACTACCTCAAGACCTACCGCGGCGGCTTCGTCGTGATCTCCCACGACGTCGAGCTGGTCGAGACCGTCGTCAACAAGGTGTTCTACCTCGACGCCAACCGCTCCCAGATCGACGTCTACAACATGGGCTGGAAGCTCTACCAGCAGCAGCGCGAGGCCGACGAGAAGCGCCGCAAGCGCGAGCGCCAGAACGCCGAGAAGAAGGCCGCCGCCCTCAACGCGCAGGCGGACAAGATGCGCGCCAAGGCGACCAAGACCGTCGCCGCGCAGAACATGGCCAAGCGCGCCGACCGGCTGCTGTCCGGCCTGGACGAGGTCCGGGTCGCCGACAAGGTCGCCAAGCTGCGCTTCCCCGACCCCTCGCCGTGCGGCAAGACCCCCCTGATGGCCGAAGGGCTCTCCAAGTCCTACGGCTCGTTGGAGATCTTCACCGACGTCGACCTGGCCATCGACAAGGGCTCCCGCGTCGTCATCCTCGGCCTCAACGGCGCCGGCAAGACCACGCTGCTGCGGCTCCTCGGCGGCGCCGAGAAGCCCGACACCGGCCGCGTCGTGGAGGGCCACGGCCTCAAGCTCGGCTATTACGCCCAGGAGCACGAGACCCTGGACCCGGACCGCACGGTCCTGGAGAACATGCGCTCCGCCGCGCCCGACCTGGACCTCGTCGCCGTCCGCAAGACGCTCGGCTCGTTCCTCTTCTCCGGGGACGACGTGGACAAGCCGGCCGGGGTGCTCTCCGGCGGCGAGAAGACCCGGCTGGCCCTGGCGACCCTGGTCGTCTCCTCCGCCAACGTGCTCCTGCTCGACGAGCCCACCAACAACCTGGACCCGGCCAGCCGCGAGGAGATCCTCGGCGCGCTGCGCACGTACAAGGGCGCGGTCGTTCTCGTCACGCACGACGAGGGCGCGGTCGAGGCCCTTCAGCCGGAGCGGATCATCCTGCTCCCGGACGGCATCGAGGACCTGTGGGGTGCGGACTACCGGGACCTGGTCGCCCTGGCCTGA
- a CDS encoding sterol desaturase family protein: MPTNLPDVVLWSIPAFVLLTVLEMALHHFHPDEDAAGYEAKDAATSITMGLGSLVFDLMWKVPIVALYTAVYELTPLRVPVLWWTVPLMLLAQDFFYYWSHRGHHVIRILWACHVVHHSSEKFNLSTALRQPWTSLTSWPFYLPLIACGVHPAALAFCSSANLVYQFWVHTERIDKLPRPFEYVLNTPSHHRVHHASQGGYLDRNFGGILIVWDRWFGSYAEETVRPVYGLTKNIHTYNPLRVATHEYAAIARDVRAAGGWGERAGRIFRGPGWRPAETRTAPAPAPAPVVAPAPEGTA; the protein is encoded by the coding sequence ATGCCGACGAACCTGCCCGACGTAGTGCTCTGGTCCATACCGGCCTTCGTCCTGCTCACCGTCCTGGAGATGGCGCTGCACCACTTCCATCCCGACGAGGACGCCGCCGGGTACGAGGCGAAGGACGCCGCCACCAGCATCACCATGGGGCTGGGCAGTCTGGTCTTCGACCTGATGTGGAAAGTGCCCATCGTCGCCCTCTACACCGCGGTGTACGAGCTGACGCCGCTGCGCGTCCCGGTCCTGTGGTGGACGGTCCCGCTGATGCTGCTCGCGCAGGACTTCTTCTACTACTGGTCCCACCGCGGCCACCACGTCATCCGCATCCTGTGGGCCTGCCACGTCGTCCACCACTCCAGCGAGAAGTTCAACCTCTCCACCGCGCTGCGCCAGCCCTGGACCTCGCTGACCTCCTGGCCGTTCTATCTGCCGCTCATCGCGTGCGGGGTGCACCCGGCGGCGCTCGCGTTCTGCTCGTCGGCCAACCTCGTCTACCAGTTCTGGGTGCACACCGAGCGGATCGACAAGCTGCCCCGGCCCTTCGAGTACGTGCTCAACACGCCTTCGCACCACCGCGTGCACCACGCCTCGCAGGGCGGCTACCTCGACCGCAACTTCGGCGGCATCCTCATCGTGTGGGACCGCTGGTTCGGCTCGTACGCCGAGGAGACGGTGCGGCCGGTCTACGGGCTCACCAAGAACATCCACACGTACAACCCGCTGCGCGTCGCCACCCACGAGTACGCCGCCATCGCCCGGGACGTCCGCGCGGCGGGCGGCTGGGGCGAGCGGGCCGGGCGGATCTTCCGCGGCCCGGGCTGGAGGCCGGCCGAGACCCGGACCGCCCCGGCCCCCGCCCCCGCCCCCGTGGTCGCGCCCGCCCCGGAGGGCACCGCATGA
- a CDS encoding helix-turn-helix domain-containing protein, with the protein MAETLKKGSRVTGAARDKLAADLKKKYDSGASIRALAEETGRSYGFVHRMLSESGVTLRGRGGATRGKKAATA; encoded by the coding sequence GTGGCCGAGACTCTGAAGAAGGGCAGCCGGGTGACCGGCGCCGCGCGCGACAAGCTCGCGGCAGACCTGAAGAAGAAGTACGACTCCGGTGCGAGCATCCGGGCGCTGGCCGAGGAAACGGGCCGCTCCTACGGATTCGTCCACCGGATGCTCAGCGAATCCGGCGTGACGCTCCGCGGACGCGGCGGCGCCACACGAGGCAAGAAGGCCGCGACGGCCTGA
- a CDS encoding Asp23/Gls24 family envelope stress response protein, whose amino-acid sequence MTAVSGASGPVAAGERGETRIADRVVAKIAAQAAKEAVDAAPKEAASPRATVTVHRDTARVRVSLELGYPTDIGHQCGAVRRRVAERVKALAGMEVPEVAVQVERLHPTGASLAAQGRIR is encoded by the coding sequence GTGACGGCGGTGTCGGGGGCGAGCGGCCCGGTCGCGGCCGGGGAGCGCGGAGAGACGCGGATCGCCGACCGGGTGGTCGCGAAGATCGCCGCGCAGGCGGCCAAGGAGGCGGTCGACGCCGCCCCGAAGGAGGCGGCGTCGCCGCGTGCCACGGTCACCGTGCACCGCGACACCGCCCGCGTACGGGTGAGTCTGGAGCTGGGATATCCCACGGACATCGGCCACCAGTGCGGTGCCGTGCGTCGGCGGGTCGCCGAGCGGGTAAAGGCGTTGGCGGGGATGGAGGTGCCCGAAGTGGCCGTCCAGGTCGAACGCCTGCATCCCACCGGAGCGAGCCTGGCGGCACAGGGGAGGATTCGATGA
- the amaP gene encoding alkaline shock response membrane anchor protein AmaP, producing MNGVLRTVNRVLLGLAGLVLLCVGGGVLAAAAGLSVPSWWPWYGKNDVLLSEADRDRWRGEGWWWPTVIAVLAVLVVLALWWLLAQFRRARLNEVLVDSGDGEGALLRGRALEGVLAGEADALDGVARAQVTLTGKRSAPAARVRMLMEPHAAPDEALRRLSDEALAHARDSAGLARLPAEVRLKAVKHRAARVS from the coding sequence GTGAACGGCGTGCTCAGGACCGTCAACCGGGTACTGCTGGGGCTGGCCGGACTGGTGCTGCTCTGCGTGGGCGGCGGGGTGCTCGCCGCGGCGGCGGGCCTCTCCGTGCCGTCCTGGTGGCCCTGGTACGGCAAGAACGACGTGCTGCTCAGCGAGGCGGACCGGGACCGCTGGCGCGGCGAGGGCTGGTGGTGGCCGACCGTGATCGCGGTCCTCGCCGTCCTCGTGGTCCTCGCCCTGTGGTGGCTCCTCGCACAGTTCCGCCGCGCCCGGCTGAACGAGGTGCTGGTGGACAGCGGCGACGGCGAGGGCGCCCTGCTGCGCGGCCGCGCCCTGGAGGGGGTGCTCGCCGGGGAGGCGGACGCCCTGGACGGGGTCGCCCGCGCCCAGGTCACCCTGACCGGCAAGCGCTCCGCCCCGGCCGCCCGGGTCCGGATGCTGATGGAGCCGCACGCCGCCCCCGACGAGGCGCTGAGGCGGCTGAGCGACGAGGCGCTGGCCCACGCCCGGGACTCCGCGGGGCTGGCCCGGCTGCCCGCCGAGGTCCGGCTCAAGGCCGTCAAGCACCGGGCCGCGCGGGTGAGCTGA
- a CDS encoding Asp23/Gls24 family envelope stress response protein — protein sequence MTETPQRNRPENSDSNASGGSSLTKRGGGDPGTRGRTTIADGVVEKIAGMAARDVVGVHAMGSGLSRTFGAVRDRVPGGSKSVTRGVKAEVGETQTALDLEIVVDYGVSISDVARDVRENVVAAVERMTGLEVVEVNIAVSDVKLPDEDDDDDESESRVQ from the coding sequence ATGACCGAGACCCCACAGCGGAACCGGCCCGAGAATTCCGACAGCAACGCCTCGGGCGGCAGCAGCCTCACCAAGCGCGGCGGAGGCGACCCCGGCACCCGCGGCCGTACGACCATCGCGGACGGAGTGGTCGAGAAGATCGCCGGAATGGCCGCACGCGACGTCGTCGGGGTGCACGCGATGGGCAGCGGCCTGTCCCGCACGTTCGGCGCGGTCCGCGACCGGGTCCCCGGCGGCTCCAAGTCCGTCACCCGGGGCGTCAAGGCCGAGGTCGGCGAGACCCAGACCGCGCTGGACCTGGAGATCGTCGTGGACTACGGCGTGTCGATCTCCGACGTCGCCCGCGATGTACGGGAGAACGTCGTCGCCGCCGTCGAGCGCATGACCGGCCTGGAAGTGGTCGAGGTCAACATCGCCGTCAGCGACGTGAAGCTGCCCGACGAGGACGACGATGACGACGAGTCAGAGTCCCGCGTCCAGTAG
- a CDS encoding VIT1/CCC1 transporter family protein: MTRAPEHDEPHGAGLGARLNWLRAAVLGANDGVVSTAGLVVGVAGATDDRGALLTAGLAGLLAGSLSMAAGEYVSVSTQRDSEKAALAMERRELQETPEAELAELTGLLEGKGLSHDVAREAAVQLTERDALRAHAEVELGIDPDDLTNPWHAAGASFLAFTVGALLPLLAIVLPPATARVPVTVLSVLVVLAVTGWWSARLGAAAPGRAVLRNMGGGAVAMAVTYVAGHLLGAAGV, encoded by the coding sequence ATGACGCGAGCGCCGGAGCACGACGAACCCCACGGTGCCGGGCTGGGTGCCCGGCTCAACTGGCTGCGGGCCGCCGTGCTCGGGGCGAATGACGGTGTGGTGTCCACCGCCGGGCTCGTCGTCGGTGTCGCCGGCGCCACCGACGACCGGGGCGCCCTGTTGACGGCCGGGCTGGCCGGGCTGCTCGCCGGGTCGCTGTCGATGGCGGCCGGGGAGTACGTCTCGGTGTCCACCCAGCGCGATTCGGAGAAGGCCGCGCTGGCCATGGAGCGGCGGGAGCTCCAGGAGACCCCGGAGGCGGAACTCGCCGAGCTGACCGGCCTGTTGGAGGGCAAGGGGCTGAGTCATGACGTGGCCCGGGAGGCCGCCGTCCAGCTCACCGAGCGCGATGCGCTGCGCGCCCACGCGGAGGTCGAACTCGGCATCGACCCGGACGACCTCACCAACCCCTGGCACGCGGCGGGCGCCAGCTTCCTCGCGTTCACGGTCGGCGCCCTGCTGCCGCTGCTGGCGATCGTGCTGCCCCCGGCCACCGCACGGGTGCCGGTGACCGTGCTCTCAGTCCTCGTGGTGCTGGCGGTGACGGGCTGGTGGAGCGCCCGCCTGGGCGCGGCGGCCCCGGGCCGGGCGGTGCTGCGCAACATGGGCGGGGGAGCGGTGGCCATGGCGGTGACGTACGTGGCGGGACATCTGCTGGGGGCGGCGGGGGTCTAG
- a CDS encoding enoyl-CoA hydratase/isomerase family protein, with product MTSLDSVLDQDGVRLTVDDAVATVTLTNPAKRNAQSPALWRALTEAGRALPGNVRVVVLRAEGVSFSAGLDRQAFTPEGFDGEPSFLDMGRGPEGELDALIAEYQEAFTWWRRNDIVSIAAVQGHAIGAGFQLALACDLRIVADDVQFAMRETSLGLVPDLTGTHPLVHLVGYARALEVCATGRYVHADEAERTGLANLVVPAAELEGAARDLAGALLAAPRDAVIETKALLGGAVSCTYEEQRAAERAAQGRRLRDLASALG from the coding sequence ATGACCTCGCTCGACTCCGTGCTCGACCAGGACGGCGTACGACTCACCGTCGACGACGCGGTTGCCACGGTGACCCTCACCAACCCGGCGAAGCGCAACGCCCAGTCTCCCGCTCTGTGGCGGGCGTTGACCGAGGCCGGACGGGCCCTGCCCGGCAATGTGCGGGTCGTCGTGCTGCGCGCCGAAGGCGTGTCGTTCTCCGCCGGGCTCGACCGCCAGGCGTTCACCCCCGAGGGATTCGACGGCGAGCCGTCGTTCCTCGACATGGGGCGCGGCCCGGAGGGAGAGCTCGACGCGCTGATCGCCGAGTACCAGGAGGCGTTCACCTGGTGGCGCCGCAACGACATCGTGTCGATCGCGGCCGTCCAGGGCCACGCCATCGGTGCGGGCTTCCAGCTGGCCCTCGCCTGTGACCTGCGCATCGTCGCCGATGACGTCCAGTTCGCCATGCGCGAGACCAGCCTCGGCCTGGTGCCCGACCTCACCGGCACGCACCCCCTGGTGCACCTCGTCGGGTACGCCCGGGCGCTGGAAGTCTGCGCCACCGGCCGCTACGTCCACGCCGATGAGGCGGAGCGCACCGGCCTGGCCAACCTCGTCGTGCCCGCCGCCGAGCTCGAAGGCGCCGCGCGCGACCTGGCCGGCGCCCTGCTGGCGGCCCCGCGCGACGCCGTCATCGAGACCAAGGCCCTGCTCGGCGGTGCCGTCTCGTGTACGTACGAGGAGCAGCGCGCCGCCGAACGGGCCGCGCAGGGCCGCCGCCTCCGCGATCTGGCGAGCGCCCTCGGCTGA
- a CDS encoding SDR family oxidoreductase: MDLGLKDRVYIVTGATRGLGYATARALVADGAKVVITGRDERRAQQAAADLGPDAVGLAADNADPASAERLVEAAREGLGRLDGILISVGGPPPGGIADNTDEQWQAGFESVFLGAVRLARAAAAALGEGGVIGFVLSGSVHEPIPGLTISNGLRPGLAGVAKSMADELGPRGIRVVGLLPARIDTDRVRELDALSGDAEKARTANEANIPLRRYGTPEEFGRTAAFLLSPAASYLTGIMVPVDGGHRHGF; encoded by the coding sequence ATGGATCTTGGACTGAAGGACCGTGTGTACATCGTCACCGGAGCGACGCGCGGGCTCGGCTACGCCACCGCGCGGGCCCTGGTGGCGGACGGCGCGAAAGTGGTCATCACCGGCCGGGACGAGCGGCGCGCCCAGCAGGCCGCCGCCGACCTGGGCCCGGACGCCGTCGGTCTGGCCGCCGACAACGCCGACCCGGCGTCGGCCGAACGGCTGGTGGAGGCCGCCCGGGAGGGCCTGGGCCGGCTCGACGGCATCCTCATCAGCGTCGGCGGTCCGCCGCCGGGCGGGATCGCGGACAACACCGACGAGCAGTGGCAGGCGGGCTTCGAGTCCGTCTTCCTGGGCGCGGTACGGCTGGCCAGGGCGGCCGCCGCGGCGCTCGGCGAGGGCGGGGTCATCGGCTTCGTGCTCTCCGGCTCCGTGCACGAGCCGATTCCCGGGCTGACCATCTCGAACGGGCTGCGCCCCGGCCTGGCCGGTGTCGCCAAGTCGATGGCAGACGAGCTGGGCCCGCGCGGCATCCGGGTGGTGGGCCTGCTGCCGGCCCGGATCGACACGGACCGGGTGCGGGAGCTGGACGCGCTGTCGGGCGACGCGGAGAAGGCGCGTACCGCCAACGAGGCGAACATCCCGCTGCGCCGCTACGGCACCCCGGAGGAGTTCGGCCGCACGGCCGCGTTCCTGCTCTCCCCCGCCGCCTCGTATCTGACGGGCATCATGGTGCCGGTCGACGGCGGCCACCGGCACGGCTTCTGA
- a CDS encoding DEDDh family exonuclease: protein MTMLDDPQTAAPWPAAYPQGYAVVDVETTGLARDDRIVSAAVYRLDARGEVEDHWYTLVNPERDPGPVWIHGLTSDVLEGAPLFPEIAAELSERLADRVLVAHNAAFDWSMLAREYARASVTAPVRQRLCTIALAKELRLPLANHKLASLAEHFGVVQQHAHHALDDARVLAEAFRPSLHAAARDGVRLPLLECRPLTEWSHSPVTPRTGSSSSYGGHGTWRASRKRPACPYPNPGRYEKDKPLKQGMRVAFSGDTSVDRELLEDRAVEAGLHVATSVSRLTSLLVTNDPDSATSKTVKAKAFGTPILDESAFTHLLRDVAPAVAKVPAPTPSSE from the coding sequence GTGACCATGCTCGACGACCCGCAGACCGCAGCACCGTGGCCCGCCGCCTACCCGCAGGGGTACGCGGTTGTCGACGTGGAGACCACCGGGCTCGCCCGGGACGACCGGATAGTGTCCGCTGCCGTCTACCGCCTGGACGCGCGGGGCGAGGTCGAGGACCACTGGTACACGCTGGTCAATCCGGAGCGCGATCCGGGTCCGGTGTGGATCCACGGGCTGACGAGTGACGTGCTGGAAGGGGCGCCGCTGTTCCCGGAGATCGCCGCCGAGCTGTCCGAACGGCTCGCGGACCGGGTGCTCGTCGCGCACAACGCCGCGTTCGACTGGTCGATGCTGGCGCGGGAGTACGCGCGCGCCTCGGTCACCGCCCCGGTGCGGCAGCGGCTGTGCACCATCGCGCTGGCCAAGGAGCTGCGGCTGCCGCTGGCCAACCACAAGCTGGCGTCCCTCGCGGAGCACTTCGGCGTGGTCCAGCAGCACGCGCACCACGCGCTGGACGACGCGCGGGTGCTGGCCGAGGCGTTCCGCCCGAGCCTGCACGCGGCGGCGCGGGACGGGGTGCGGCTGCCGCTCCTCGAGTGCCGGCCGCTGACCGAGTGGTCCCACTCGCCGGTGACGCCGCGGACCGGCTCCTCGTCCTCGTACGGGGGACACGGCACCTGGCGCGCCTCGCGGAAGCGTCCGGCGTGCCCGTATCCGAACCCGGGACGGTACGAGAAGGACAAACCGCTCAAGCAGGGCATGCGGGTGGCGTTCTCCGGGGACACCTCGGTCGACCGCGAACTGCTGGAGGACCGGGCCGTGGAGGCGGGGCTGCACGTCGCGACCAGCGTCTCCCGGCTGACCAGCCTGCTCGTCACCAACGACCCGGACTCGGCGACGTCGAAGACGGTGAAGGCGAAGGCGTTCGGCACTCCGATCCTGGACGAGAGCGCCTTCACGCATCTCCTGCGGGACGTCGCCCCGGCCGTCGCGAAGGTGCCGGCGCCCACGCCGTCATCGGAGTGA
- a CDS encoding SURF1 family cytochrome oxidase biogenesis protein, whose translation MYRFLMTRQWLILALLSLVLIPTMIELGFWQLHRHEHKVAQNALISRNLKADPVAVSALTSPGHTVPRSDYWRTVTATGTFDEKHEVVVRRRTATDGSIGVHVLVPFDLKGGGTVLINRGWVPSADDQHAFPDVPAAPKGEVTVTGRLKADETTGASGIKDISDLPDRQVMLINSAQQARLLDRPVLGGYIELTSPAPKNGSPEPIEAPDDSSIGPHMAYAVQWWLFAAGVPVGFVVLARREKRDRVAAAQAAAAEDAAPDPEPAQA comes from the coding sequence GTGTACCGCTTCCTGATGACCCGGCAGTGGCTGATCCTCGCCCTCCTCTCGCTCGTCCTCATCCCCACGATGATCGAGCTGGGTTTCTGGCAGCTGCACCGGCACGAGCACAAGGTCGCGCAGAACGCCCTGATCTCGCGCAATCTGAAGGCGGACCCGGTCGCCGTGTCCGCGCTCACCTCCCCCGGCCACACCGTTCCGCGCTCGGACTACTGGCGCACCGTGACGGCCACCGGGACCTTCGACGAGAAGCACGAGGTCGTCGTCCGCCGCAGGACCGCCACCGACGGCTCCATCGGCGTCCACGTACTCGTCCCGTTCGACCTCAAGGGCGGCGGGACGGTCCTGATCAACCGGGGCTGGGTCCCCTCCGCCGACGACCAGCACGCCTTCCCCGACGTACCGGCCGCCCCGAAGGGCGAGGTGACCGTCACCGGGCGACTCAAGGCCGACGAGACGACCGGCGCGAGCGGCATCAAGGACATCTCGGACCTTCCGGACCGTCAGGTGATGCTCATCAACAGCGCCCAGCAGGCCCGGCTGCTCGACCGCCCGGTGCTCGGCGGCTACATCGAGCTGACCTCCCCGGCCCCGAAGAACGGCTCGCCCGAGCCGATCGAGGCCCCCGACGACAGCTCCATCGGCCCGCACATGGCCTACGCCGTGCAGTGGTGGCTGTTCGCCGCCGGGGTCCCGGTGGGCTTCGTGGTCCTGGCCCGGCGCGAGAAGCGCGACCGGGTCGCGGCGGCACAGGCGGCCGCGGCCGAGGACGCGGCACCGGACCCCGAGCCCGCCCAGGCGTGA
- a CDS encoding DUF6286 domain-containing protein gives MTEPHDPDDGTRRPPEAGAVEHGSVLALDQSASSAAYDPVPDKERPEGGAGRFWSARRIPAGIVAAVVLGASGLLLYDVSAVRAGHPAMQWRRTLADELATRKLDDVWVLTGASVAAALGLWLLLLALTPGLRDLLPMRREHTDVRAALDRTAAAMVLRDRAVEVAGVQSVRVRMGRSKVGVRALSHFRELDDVRADLDTVLSTGIRELGLARQPRLSVQVRRPAKKG, from the coding sequence ATGACCGAGCCCCACGACCCGGACGACGGCACGCGGCGACCACCGGAGGCCGGGGCGGTGGAACACGGCAGTGTCCTCGCGCTCGACCAGTCGGCTTCCTCCGCGGCCTACGACCCCGTGCCCGACAAGGAACGGCCCGAGGGCGGCGCGGGGCGCTTCTGGTCCGCCCGCCGCATCCCCGCGGGCATCGTCGCCGCGGTGGTCCTCGGCGCGAGCGGCCTGCTCCTCTACGACGTGTCCGCGGTCCGCGCCGGACACCCCGCGATGCAATGGCGCCGCACCCTGGCGGACGAACTCGCCACGCGGAAGCTCGACGACGTCTGGGTGCTGACCGGCGCCTCCGTCGCGGCCGCCCTCGGGCTCTGGCTGCTGCTCCTCGCGCTCACCCCCGGGCTGCGCGACCTGCTGCCGATGCGCCGCGAACACACCGACGTGCGCGCCGCGCTCGACCGGACGGCGGCGGCCATGGTGCTGCGCGACCGGGCCGTCGAGGTGGCCGGCGTCCAGTCGGTCCGGGTCCGCATGGGCCGGAGCAAGGTGGGAGTGCGTGCCCTCTCGCACTTCCGGGAACTGGACGACGTGCGGGCCGACCTGGACACCGTGCTCTCCACAGGCATCCGGGAACTCGGACTCGCCAGGCAGCCGCGCCTGTCGGTCCAGGTCCGCCGGCCGGCGAAGAAGGGGTGA
- a CDS encoding lysoplasmalogenase gives MNERYARPLLVAFLVACAVDLVGVLTGPDWLHLGAKPLLMPLLAGYAFARRGPGLLIAALLCGWAGDVFLLIDSDPAFLVGMAGFAAGHVCYLVLFGRARGALVPALVYAVVLVVFVALIWDGLPGGLRIPVAGYSLLLTAMAYRSGVLGRYAATGGALFLLSDALIATGIADWPQLPASGFWVMLTYVAAQLLLTLGVLGPARQEAGPGAYRERSISI, from the coding sequence ATGAACGAGCGGTACGCCCGGCCCCTGCTCGTCGCCTTCCTCGTCGCGTGCGCCGTCGACCTCGTCGGCGTACTCACCGGCCCCGACTGGCTCCACCTCGGCGCCAAGCCGCTCCTGATGCCGCTGCTCGCCGGGTACGCGTTCGCCCGGCGCGGGCCGGGGCTGCTGATCGCGGCGCTGCTGTGCGGCTGGGCGGGCGATGTGTTCCTGCTGATCGACTCCGACCCGGCGTTCCTCGTCGGGATGGCCGGGTTCGCCGCCGGGCACGTCTGCTACCTGGTGCTGTTCGGCCGGGCGCGCGGGGCGCTGGTCCCGGCGCTCGTGTACGCCGTCGTGCTCGTCGTCTTCGTCGCGCTGATCTGGGACGGGCTGCCGGGCGGGCTGCGGATCCCGGTGGCCGGGTACAGCCTGCTGCTGACCGCCATGGCGTACCGCTCCGGCGTCCTCGGCCGGTACGCGGCGACCGGCGGGGCCCTCTTCCTGCTCTCCGACGCGCTCATCGCCACCGGCATCGCGGACTGGCCGCAGCTCCCGGCCTCCGGCTTCTGGGTGATGCTCACGTACGTCGCCGCGCAGCTCCTGCTCACCCTGGGGGTGCTGGGCCCGGCCCGGCAGGAAGCCGGCCCGGGGGCGTACCGTGAAAGGAGTATCAGCATCTGA